The genomic stretch GCCACCCCAGAAGCGGGCGCGGGTGCCGTAGTCGGCCACGTCGGTGGTCCGCGGCAGCCAGCCGATGTCCTCGAAGTGGTAGCGGGTGAGGTCCACGCCGCTGGAAAGCGCGGTCGACAGGGCGGGCTCCATGAGCAAATCGGGCAAGGCGGAACGGTCATAGTGTGAGACGGAAGAGCCGCTTTCCAGCGGGTTCGGCGCGTACAGGAAGACTTGGTATTGCGCATTGGCCCCGGCCAGTAGGTTCGGATCGAGGCTCAAGGTGGCATTGACACCATTTCCGAGCTGGCCCTTGATGGTATTGCCGTCGGCTTGCGTGAGGCTGGCCACCTTGATGGTGACGCTCGGGTCGGAGCCCCCCATGCTCGGCGGGGCTGAGGCGACCACGTTGTCCGCGACGATGACACCGATGGCCCCAGCGTTCTGCGCGTTCAAGGCTTTCACGGTGAAGGTGCAGTTGCCGCGATCGATGAGGGCGATCTTGCCCGCCACGACGTTCTGCACCGGCTCGCAGGCGTCGGTCGACGACACGCCGGTGTTGTCGGCAACGAGCACCACGTCCCCGGTCAACCCTCCCTGGGTGAGCGGGCTGCCGAAGGAGGCGACGCCGGCGAAGTAGGTGCCGGCGATGCTCACCGGTGCGTTCACCACGATCTGCGGCCTCGGGCCGAGGAGGATCGGAGCCATGGTCTTCACCGCCGGCCCGTCCCAGACCAACCCCAGCGAGTTCACCGCTGAGGCCGCGCGCTGCTGGTTGGTCATCTGGTCCCAGTGCAGGCCCACGTCGGTGTCGAACATGAAAATGGACCAGATGTCCCGGAAACCGTTGAGGAACGCTCCGGTGACCTCGTCGGTGATGCTGCTGAACCCGAGTCCATGGCCCATCTCGTGCAGCACCACGGGCAGCA from Candidatus Krumholzibacteriia bacterium encodes the following:
- a CDS encoding PA domain-containing protein, with the translated sequence MRAIPTTKREQTRPRAGLALLVLASILVLMASVFPVAAATITIVNTDGLNEGFNDPTPAAPVGGNPGTTIGQQRLNVFTHAAGIWGGILPSSVTIRIQAAFNAQTCTATSAVLGSAGTIHVARDFPNAPFTGTWYHMALANKLAGVDLEPGVNDINATFNSNINGSPSCLGGRTWYYGFDGNEGTNIELLPVVLHEMGHGLGFSSITDEVTGAFLNGFRDIWSIFMFDTDVGLHWDQMTNQQRAASAVNSLGLVWDGPAVKTMAPILLGPRPQIVVNAPVSIAGTYFAGVASFGSPLTQGGLTGDVVLVADNTGVSSTDACEPVQNVVAGKIALIDRGNCTFTVKALNAQNAGAIGVIVADNVVASAPPSMGGSDPSVTIKVASLTQADGNTIKGQLGNGVNATLSLDPNLLAGANAQYQVFLYAPNPLESGSSVSHYDRSALPDLLMEPALSTALSSGVDLTRYHFEDIGWLPRTTDVADYGTRARFWGGAPNPFALATTVRFDLSRTERVDLVIYDVAGRLVRRLASGPMDPGSYTVLWDGTDDRGQTVAPGVYFSVFDGAGKRETQRLVRIR